CCCGAGGATGCTTACAAATACACCGCCAAGGGCAACCTGGTGGCCGTGATCTCCAACGGCACCGCCGTCCTGGGCCTGGGCAACATCGGCGCCCTGGCGGGCAAGCCGGTGATGGAAGGCAAGGGCGTGCTCTTCAAGCGCTTTGCCGACATCGATGTGTTCGACATCGAGGTCAATGAGCTGGACATCGACCGGTTCTGCCAGGTGGTGAAGGCGCTGGAGCCCACCTTCGGCGGCGTGAACCTCGAGGACATCAAGGCCCCCGAGTGCTTCGAGATCGAGACCCGCCTGAAGAAGGAGATGAACATCCCCGTCTTCCATGACGATCAGCACGGCACCGCCATCATCAGCACGGCCGCCCTGATGAACGCCTCCGAGATCGTGAAGAAGAAGCTGAGCGACATGAAGGTGGTGTTCAGCGGCGCCGGGGCCTCGGCCATCGCCTGCGCCAACATGATGATCGCCGCCGGCGTGAAGCTCGAGAACCTGTGGCTCTGCGACACCAAGGGGCTGGTCTACACCGGCCGCACGGAAGGCAACAACAAATACAAGGACAAGTTCGCCAAGCCCAGCGAATGGCGCACCCTGGCCGACACCATCGTGAACGCGGATGTGTTCGTGGGCTGCTCCAGCAAGGGCGCGCTGACGCCCGAGATGCTCCTGAGCATGGCCAAGAACCCCATCGTCTTCGCCCTGGCCAACCCCGATCCTGAGATCGACTACCCCACCGCCAAGGCCACCCGCGACGACATCATCCTGGCCACGGGCCGCAGTGACTATCCGAACCAGGTGAACAATGTCCTGGGCTTCCCCTTCATCTTCCGCGGCGCCTTGGATGTACGCGCATCGGAGATCAACGAGCCCATGAAGCTGGCTGCCGCCAAGGCCCTGGCCGCCCTGGCGAAGGAAGAGGTTCCGGATTCCGTGGTGAAGGCCTACTCGGGCCAGAAATTCAGCTTCGGCCCCGAGTACATCATCCCCAAGCCCTTCGATCCCCGTGTGCTGCTGTGGGTGGCTCCCGCCGTCGCCAAGGCCGCCATGGAGACCGGCGTGGCCAAGCAGCCCATCGCCGACATGCAGGCCTACAAGGAGCGCCTCGAAGGGCTCCAGGGCCGCAGCAAGGATGTGATCCGCAGCGTGGTCCACCGTGCCAAGGCCAACCCCAAGCGCGTGGTCTTCCCCGAGGGCGACCATCCGCTGATCCTCCAGGCCGTGTCCCAGATGGTGGACGAGGGCATCTGCGTGCCCATCCTCGTGGGCGATCCCGCCAAGGTGAAGGCCGTGGCCGCCGGTCACGGCATCTCCGTGGACGGCATCGAGATCCTGGATCCGGCCACCGTGGCTTGGCGCGCAGAGGCGGAGGACGCCTTCCTGGAACTGCGGAAGCGCCGGGGCGTCACCCGCGACGAAGCCGGCCGCAAGATGCAGGAGCGCATCTACTTCGGCGCCATGATGTGCCGCCTGGGCAAGGCCGATGGTCTCATCGCCGGCCTGACGATGTACTACCCCGACACCATCCGCCCCTGCCTCGAAGTCATCGGCACCCGCAAGGGCGTCAAGCGCGTGTGCGGCGTCTACACCATGGTGCTGAAGAACCGTGTGCTGTTCTTCTCCGACACCACCATGAACATCGAGCCCAGCAGCGAGGAACTGGCCGAGATCGCCCTGCTGACCGCGGATCTGGCGAAGGACACCTTCAACATGGAGCCCCAGGTCGCCATGCTGTCCTTCTCCGATTTCGGCAGCGTCGAGCATCCGCTGGTCCGCAAGGTCCAGAAGGCCGTGGAGATCGTCAAGGCCCAGCGGCCCGGCCTCAAGTGCGACGGCGAGATGCAGGCCGACACCGCCCTTGGCGCCGACATCCTGTCCGAGAACTACCCCTGGGTGGACCTGCCGGGTGGCCCGAATGTGCTGATCTTCCCCGACCTCACCAGCGGCAACATCGGCTACAAGCTGGTGCAGCGGCTGGCGAACGCCGAGGTCATCGGCCCCATCACCTGCGGCATGGCGGCTCCCGTCCATGTCCTGCAGCGCCACAGCGACCTGAACGACATCATCCACCTCACGGCGCTCACCGTCGTGGAGGCGCAGCAGAAGTAGTCTGCAGTCCTGAATCTCAGTGTGCGGGGGCCTTCGGGCCCCCGCTGCTATGCTGGGAGGAATTCACGGCTCGGGAGCGGCGTTGGCGGATGTGCTGTGTGCCTGGTGCGGGGCCCTGGTCGGACAGAGCGCGGCCGAGCATTCCCACGGCATCTGCCAGCCCTGCTATCAGCGGCTCCGGGGCCTTCCCGACCTCACCGAGGAGGAGCTCGACGAGCTGCCCTTCGGCGTCATCGTGCTTTCCCGGGATGGCATCATCCGCTCGTACAACCGGGCCGAGGGCGAACTTGCCGGGCGGGCACCCCGCAGCGTCCTCGGCCGGAACTTCTTCACGGAAGTGGCCCCGTGCACCTCCGTCCAAGCGTTTGAAGGCTCTTTCCGTGCGTTCTGCGAGGGGGATGAAGTCTCTCGGACTTTCCAGTTCACCTTCCGGTTTCTGGCGGGCCCGGTCCGGGTACAGATCGTCTTCCTCCACAAACAACCGGATGTGGCTGTGGCGATCCGGAAGCTGCCCTAGAAAGCCTTCGTAGGCCGCGTCAACGCTCCAACTGCCGCATCCACGCCTGGATCTCGGGGTCGGGATCGGGGCTGAGGTGCAGGGCCATGCGCAGGTCGATGAGGGCCTGCCCGGGCTCGTCGCGCTGCAGGTGGATGAAGGCGCGCTCTTTGTGGGCCCTTGGATTGCTGGGCTCGAGGAGGATGAGGTGGGTGCCGGTCCAGAGGGCCTCCTCCCAGTCCTCCGCATGCATAAATCGCAGGTGCAGGTTCCGCACGAGGCGGACGAGGATCTGCCGGTCGGGCGCGGGGCTGAGCATGTCCCGGTGGAAGGCCACGCGGCCGGCGGTGGCGGACTTCACCAGCTCGGCTCCGCCCTCCTCGCCCACGGGGCGGCCCTGGTGGAAGGGGTCGAAGCAGAGCAGGCCGAAGTCCGTGCGCAAGGCGGCGATGAAGTGGCCCGGGAGCCTCACGCCCACGGCGTCGAACCCCATGCGCCGGGCCAGATCGATCCAGAGGATGGACAGCGAGATGGGCAGGCCCTTCCGCCGTGCGATCACGGCCGGGAGCAGCGCATTCAGTGGATCGTCGTAGGTCTCGCGGTCGCCGGTGAAGCCGAGTTCCGCAAAGAGCAGGTGGTTGAGCGCGTCCAGGGCCTTGTGGGTGTTCCAGGGCAGGGGCATGCGGCCCGCGAGGGTGAAGGCCCACTCATTGAGCTGCAGGGCGACATGGTCGGGATCGGGATCGTCCAGGGCCGGCGCCACGGCATGCACGGCGCCCTCAGCCAGATTTCGGCACTCGGGATCCTCGCGCAGGTACTCGAGCAGGGACATCAGCCGCGCCGTTGGATGACCGCGCGGGCCACCAGCGCCAGTGCCAGGAGCGCCAGGGCGCCATAGACCCAGCGCTGCCAGGCAGTGGTGGCCGCCTGCACCTTCTTGCCTTCTTCGGCCTTGCGGGCGTTCTCTTCCAGCGAGAGCTTGGACTGCGCCTCCCGGGCATCCTTCACGGCCTTCTGGGCGGATTCCCGCGAGGCCTGCAGGTCCTTGGAGGCCGCTTCCTGCTCTTCCTGCACGCCCAGGACCGCGGCGCTCTTCCGCGGCGGAGCCTGCTTGGGCAGGAAGGAGGCGGGCACGGCGGCGCCATCGTCTTCGTAGGAGGCAGGTGCCTGGCTGTTCTCGATGGATTCCGTCAGGAGCTGGATGTCCTCCCGCAGCGCCTGCAGCACCTGGCCCTGGCGGTGGAGCTGAGCGCCCTGGATCCAGAGCATCACCAGCTGGAGCGCCAGCAGGGCGGGGATGGTCCATCGGAGGGTGGGGCGGCTCATGCGTGCTCCCTTCCCAGGATAAACAGAGTCCGGTCGTCGCGGTTCTGGGTATCGAAGGCGGCCACATCCTGGAAGACCGCTTCGCAGGCGGCCCGGGGGCTGCCGGTACCCCAGAGGCGGCGCAGCTGGTTGCCCAGGCGGCCCACACCGTAGAGTTCGCCGTCCCGGTTCATGGCCTCGGACAGGCCGTCGCTGTAGAGCACCATCCAGCCCTTGGGAGGCAGCACCCCTTCGATGACTTCCCAGTCACCGGGGCCCGCCGGGCGGAGGCCAAGGCCCCGGCCGTGGGGCGTCATTTCAGTGGAACAGTCTTCCGACAGGCCATGGAGCAGCAGCGCGCCGGGGTGCCCGGCTCGCGCCAGCCGGTAGTTGCCGGCCTCGTCCCACTCCAGCAGAACCAGGGTGAGGAAGCCCCGCTGACCCAGCAGCTGGCGCAGGGTGTGGTCCAGCGAGCAGAGGATCTCCTCCAGGCGCTGGTCCTCCCGCTGGGCGGCCTGCTCCAGAAGGGCCGTGGCCTGGGCCATGTAGAGCGCGGCAGCGAGGCCTTTGCCGCAGATGTCGCCCACGGCGGCCAGCCAGTTGCCACTGGGGCGCCGCTTGACGAAGAGCAGGTCGCCGCCGGTTTCCAGGGCGGGTTCGAGCCGCAGGGCGACCTGGAAGCCCGGGATGGGCGGCAGATGGGAGGTGATCAGGCCCTCCTGGATGCGGCGGGCCGTTTCCAGTTCCTGGCTGAGCCGCTCCTGGGCCACGAGGCGCTGGTGCATCACGGCGGTCTCCAGCACCTGGCCGGCGGCCAGGGCCACCTCGCGCAGCAGCTCGCGGTCCTCCCGGCCGTAGTTCAACTCGGCGTATTTGCCGCCCAGCAGGACAGCGCTGTGGGGCTGGTCCCCGGCGACGATGAGCAGGAGCAGCTGGGCCTCCAGGGCGTCCACATGGGCCCGCACGCCTTCGCCCTGCTCGCGGATCCAGTCAGCCTCCTCGCTGCCCAGGCCCAGCACCAGCTCGCGGTTCTCGCGGGCGAGGCGGAGCAGGCCCGGTGGGAGCCTCAGGGGCTGGGGCGGAAAGTGCAGGCGCCGGTCATCCCGGTCCACGGCCTCGGCGGCGGGCAGGAGGATCTGCCGCTCCTCGATGGGCAGCACCTCCAGGAACTGCGGCTGGAAGGCCTCGCCCAGGGCGCGGCGCAGGGATTTGATCAGGGCCTCTTCGCTGAAGCGCTTGCGGGGCTCCCGCACGGCGCTGAGGGCGATCTCGCGGGTGCTGGAGAAGTCCCGGCGGAATCGCCGCCGGATGCCGCGGAGCAGGCGCCGCAGGGCCCACCCCAGAGGGAGCGCCAACAGGCCGATGAGGGCTCCGGCCCAGCCGGACGGGATCGAGGAGAGGTGGGAGAAGGCCCAGGCCAGGCCGCCCAGGTAGGCCACGATCGTGATGCCGAGGATGGCCATGTAGCTCACCCACCGCAGCAGCACCTTGCGCACATCGAAGAGGCCGTGGCGGAAGATGGCAAAGGCGAAGCTCAGGGGCAGCAGGGGGGCCGGCAGCATGAAGATGAAGATCTGGCGGCGGAAGAGCAGGCTCTTCCCGTATTTCGCGTCGAGCAGGGTCCAGGCCACCAGGTCGAGGCAGAGCACCGCCGCCACGATGAGCGAAGGCAGCAGGGCCCGGCGCAACCGCTCGTGGGTCCGGAAAGTGCCCGCCAGGAAGAAGCCCAGGCCCGTGAGGGCGGCCACGACATAGAGCGGGATGGGCAGGCCGAAGGCGCCCAGGGCGGCCTTGAGCATGCCCACGGGAGCCAGGCCCGCGGGTGTGCGGAGGGCGCCGTCGGTGAAGATGCCCCACAGACGGACGAAGAGGAGCCACAGGGAGAGCACCGCGAAGGTTCCGTACACGGCCTGGAGGAAGCGCCGGTTCTTGCGGAGCGCGAAGGCATGCGGGAATCGGAGGAAGAAGTGGATCCACAGCGGTGGCAGCAAGGCGATGGCGACGGCGGTCATCAGGGCGATGGCGATCCGCATGGGGATCGGCGCGTTGCCTGAGAGCGTGGCCCCCGACATCAGCAGGGCGGTGGCCGCCAGGTAGAAGAAATGGCGGGAGGTCTTGCGCTCCGGGGCCGACAGCACCACCAGCAGGCTGATGGCCCAGGCGAGGATGCCGTTCAGCAGCAGGGCCAGCTGCACCGGTTCCAGGGGCTTCACCAGGCGCAGGGGCAGCAGGATCTGGCGGCCCTGGCGCTTCACTGTGTAGATCAGGATGGCGCCCTGGGGCTTGGAGTTGATGAAGCGCTGGGCTTTGAGCGTGCCTTCCTCAGTGGGTTCGAAGGCACGGCCCTGGATCTTCACCAGCTCATCGCCCTCGAGAAGCCCCGCCTCCTCGGCCACGCCCTCGGGCAGGATCTCGCGGATGACGACCTTCCCGTTTTCCACGACCCAGGAGCACTGGTCGTCCGAGGCGGCGTAGACCCACTGGTTGAGCGCGAAGGATCCCAGCGCCAGCGTCAGGCAGGCAAAGCTGATCCACAGCAGGCGCCAACGGATGCGTTTGAGGTAGGGATTCATGGTGCCTTTGTGGGAATATGCCCGGATGGAGCGGATCTCGCGGAATGATCGGGCCTGCTGGGTGCTGGTGGGCGGAAGGCGGCGGCTGGGTCGGGCCCTGGCGGAGGATCTGGCCCGGGACCACGACCTGGTGCTGACCAGCTCTGAGCCCTGGGACGGGGAAACCTGGGTGGATGACTTGTCGGAGACGGCGCGGATCCGGACGCTTCAGTGGGATGCCGAGAACCCGGAACTGGTGTCCCGCATGATGGCAGATCTGGACAGGTTGGCGTCAGATGGATGGGTGATTTCCGGCGCCGTGATCCTGGCCGGGACCTTCCCGAAAAGCCCCCTCGGCACCTGGACGCCGGATCTCCTCGAGACGACCTGGCGCATGAACCTGAGCTTCCCGTTCCTATGCGCCCAGGCCCTGGGGCCACGGCTCGTCGCTGGCGCCTGCCTCCAGCTCCTGTTGGACACCTCCATCCACCACCCCTGGCTCGAGCGCTTGCCCTACAGCGCCGCCAAGGCCGGCCTGGCCGCCCTCGTGCCGGGGCTCGCGCAGTTGCTGGCGCCGAAGGTGCGGGTGGTGGGCCATGCCCTGGGGGCGGTGCTGCCGGCGGAAGGGAGCGATGCCGGCTTCCTGGCCCAGCGCACCCTGCTCAAGCGCCTCGGAGATCCCGCCGATCTCTGCCGCGCGGTGCGCTTCGCCGCCGACAGTCCCTTCCTCACGGGCGACATCCTGACCCAGGATGGCGGGCGGCGTTGGGTGGACCGATGAAGGTCAAGGTCAATGAAGTGTTCCATTCGATCCAGGGAGAGGGCGCCCGGATCGGCCGGCCCTGCCTGTTCATCCGCCTCACGGGCTGCCCGCTCCGCTGCTCCTATTGCGACACGGCGTACGCCTTCTATGACGGCTCCCTGCGGGAGCTGGACGACCTGCTCGCCGAAACACGGCAGCGCCTCGGCCCGCCGCGGAAAGGACCCAATGCCCCCTTCGTGGAACTGACTGGCGGCGAGCCCCTGGCCCATCCCCAGGCTCCGGAACTGCTTCAGTCCCTGCTGAACCTGGGCTACGAAGTGGCCCTGGAAACGGCCGGCAGCCACGACCTGGCAGCGGTGCCCCGGGAGGTCATCAAGATCGTGGACCGCAAGACCCCCGGCAGCGGCGAAGTCCATCGCTGGCTGGAATCCAATCTCGACCACATGGTTCCCGGCCAGGACGAGCTGAAGTTCGTCCTGTGCGATCCCGCAGACTATGACTGGGCCCGGGACTGGTGCGCCGAGCGGCAGGTGTGGGACCGCCTGGAGGTGCTCTTCAGCCCGGTGTGGGGCAGCCTCGATCCGGCCTGGCTGGCCGAACGGATCGTCGCCGACGGCCTGCCCGTACGCCTGCAGGTGCAGCTGCACAAGGTCATCTGGGGGGCCGAGAAGAAGGGGGTCTGAGGAAGGGGGCCCCGAAGAGGATCGAATAAATTTACCAACTCGTCATCATTTGGGCCCGGTGTGGTCAAGGGGCGGAACGATAAGGGAGGACGGAGCGTGCCATGCTGCGTCAGATTCGACCCTTGTATCATCACCGTGCGGCCCGATGCCTGGGAACCGCGGTCCTCGTCGCCGCCCTGCCCGTGGTGCCCTTGCTGGCCCAAGGGGTCCCGGTGGAAGAGGCGGCCAAGTTCCTTCTGATTCTGGCCAGCAGTGCCGGCTCGGAAGGACGGGTCGCCTGCAAAGAACTCGACATGGTTGCCCAGCTCAAGAAATCCGACATCTCGGTGGACGCCAAAGCCAATGTGGCCTGGTCCTTCACCTCGGATCAGACCCGGTTCTATGCCGGCCAGGGCAAGCTCGTCGTGTGCAGCAACCGGAAACTGTTCGCGGATGGCGGCGCCATCGCCTTCGAGCGCATCGGCGGGCGGCTGACGGTCTTCGTCAATCAGGCGAACCTGAAGGGAAGCGGCGTCAGCCTTCCCGAGTCCTTTCTCCGGATGGCCGTGAAGGTCTAGCCAGGCTCGGGCCGGGTTATTTCCCCGCCTTCCACTCCGTCCGCTCTTTCTCGAGGTTTTCAGTGTATTCCTTGGGCGCCTTGCCCTTGGAGAGACTGATGGCCTTTTCGAGTTGGGCGAGGGCCTCGGGCATCCGCTTGGCATCCTTGTAGATCCGGGCGGCGGTTTCGTGATTCCAGAAGCTGTCCCCGGCCTTGAGGCTCTTCTCGATCCAAAGGAGTGCCTTCTGGGGTTCGATGCCTTGGGCCTGGCAGTAGGCGGCGGCCTGATACCAGGGCACCCAGTCGGTCTCGGGGGCCTTCTTCAGGGTGCTCTCCAAGTGGGCCCAGTAGATCGCCTTGGTATCGAAGGCCACCGGGAAGCTCACGCGCAACTTCTCCCAGCCCAGCTCGACCGTGGCGTCCCCGGTTCCGGTGGGGATCACCCGGTAGTCCAGGTATTCGAGAAAGGGTCCGGCCTGGGGCGTGGCCTCCCAGCGCACCAGATCCTCCTCGGCCTTGTACTCGTAGGCCCCCCACTGCTTGGCCTTCTTGTTGAGGATGAGCGTCCACGCCTTCTCGCCAGGAACGACGAAGAAGCCATACGAGCCCGCGGGCACCTCCTTGCCCGCCACCTTGGCGGCATGGCTGAAGGTGATCACGGTGGCGTTGTTGGCACCGGCCCGCCACACCTGCCCGAAGGGCACCAGGTCGCCCCAGACCTTGCGGCCCTTCACGGCAGGGCGGGCGAAGGCAAGGTCGATCTTGCTGATGCCGATCTCCTGCGACACCGTGCAGGCGGGGCTCACCCGCAGGGGCGTCAGGCGCACGGGCGCGGGCTTGTCCTGGGCGGCCTGGGCGGCGAGGGGGAGGGCGACCGCGGCTGCGAGAAGGGCAGGGAGAAACAGGCTGCGCATGGGGATCTCCGGGGTGGGCATCCAGCTTACCGGGTTCCGCAGGAGCCTCAGCGCGGTTCTTCGGCGAGGGGCTGGGCCTTGGTGGGGGCTTTCGGCGGCGCACCCAGGAAACGACCTGGATGGCGATTGAAGGCTTTGAGGATGCCGATCCCCAGGCGGCGCCCTGCGCGTCCGCTCAGGTCGCGGGCGCGCAGGGCGGTCCAGAGGGCGAGGGCGAAGGAGAAGGCGAAGTTCATGACCCCGATGAGGGCGATGCCCAGCAGGCCCCAGAGCACCTCGCGCCAGGCCAAGGTGCCCTCCAGCCAGAGGCTGGCTGAAGCCAGGGCCAGGGAGGCCGCCTGGAGGGTGACATGGCGGACCTCCAGGTGGATGCCTGCGAAGGCGAAGGCCATGGGCACGAAGACCAGCAGGATGCCGAGGGCCGAATAGCCGGCGAAGCCCGCCAGATGCCGATGGATGAACCGGCCCAGGGCGGCGGCGCCCGCCTGCCCGAGCCAGCCCTGGAGGCGGTGGTTCTGGGCCAGGGCCTCGGGCAGGCAGCGATAGGCGCTCCAGTTGGCGGTCCAACCTGCGGCCAGGCTGGAGAGCCAGAGCAGCACGCCGGTCATGGCCGCGTAGACCAGGGTCCAGCCGTGGAAGGGGTGCGTGCCATGCAAGCCGTGCAGGGCGGATTCGGTTCCCAGGGGGCCATGGCCCGTGGCCCAGGCCCAGAGGGCGACGATGCCCAGGGCCGCGGGGATCGTCGCCAGCACATTGCCCAGGGTGGCGATGACCTGGGTGCGCGTGATGGCCGCCACGAGTTCGATCTCGCGGGCCTGGTCGTCCCCTTCTTCCAGCGCCCGGGCCAGGGCGGCGGCGGTCATGGCGGGCTGCTTGGAGGCCAGGCTGAAGCCCATCAGCTGCATGGTACAGAAGCTGATGGCGTAATTGGCGGAGAGGGCGAGGCCCGTGAGCAGGGGCGCCAAAGGCAGGGCGGTGAAGGCCGCCTTGAGCAGGGCCGTGACCGAGGTGAGCAGGCCGCCCCCGGCGGCGGAACGGCCCATGGCCCACCACTCTGCCCGGTCCCGGGCGATGTAGTGCTCACCGGTCTCGCCGGTGTGCTCCACGACCTTGCGGGCCAGGCGCTTGACCACCGTGCGCAGCAGGAACCGCAGGCCGTGCTGGGAGGCGCTCCCCCGCACCAGCTCGGCGGCGAGGGCGGTGCCGTCCCCCCGGGCCCCGGCGAAGTCGAGCAGCTGGCCGATGCGCGCCAGCTGAGCCTCCAGCAGCTCGAGCCGGAACACCAGGTCCGTGGAGACGCCCCGGGCTTCGAGACTCGCATGGGCCCGGGCCAGGGTGGCCACGCAGGCCGCGCGGCAAGCCTCCCAGGCCGCGTGGGCCGAGGCGTCCACGGGATGGTCCGCAGCTTCCTGGACGGCCCGGGTGAGGTGGAAGAAGGGTGAATCCGCGTCGCTGCCCTCGGGGCTCAGCGCCAGCAGATCGCGCGACAGGCCCACGGCGGCGGCCCGGTGGGACAGCAGGCAGGCGGCGTGGACCCAGGTCTCCTGCGGCGGAGCCAGGATGTCGCCCCAAGCGGCCCGGAGATCTCCAGGCAGGGCCTCGATCCAGGCGGCGTCGGCCTCCTTCAGGTTCAGCCGGTCCAGCAGGGCGTAGAGATCCCCTTCGGGATCCAGACGGGGGATGAGATGGTCCGCCAGCCGCAGGAAGCCTTCGCCCATCAGGGTCGTGCGGTCCGGCAGGCCCGTCTCGGCCAGCAGGCGGATGGCCGAGGCATGATTCCAGGCCTCGGCCAGGGGACCCGTGAGCCCGCGTTCGGCCAGGGCGCCGAGAAGGTACCGCAGCTGGGCAGTGCGGTGGGGTTCGCCTCCTGCAGGGGCCTCCGGTGAGGCCGCCAGCAGCCAACGGAGCAGAGGTTCCGGCCTCGGCGAGCCACCGAGCAGCACATCATCCAGCCTGAGGTCGGGCAGGGGCATCGGCAATCCTGGTGGCGTTCCCCAGAGTGCCACAAGCCTAGAGCTTGAACCTCGATCGATGGGATGAGTCCCGGCTAGTCCGACTGAGGAACTGCT
The window above is part of the Geothrix sp. genome. Proteins encoded here:
- a CDS encoding SpoIIE family protein phosphatase encodes the protein MNPYLKRIRWRLLWISFACLTLALGSFALNQWVYAASDDQCSWVVENGKVVIREILPEGVAEEAGLLEGDELVKIQGRAFEPTEEGTLKAQRFINSKPQGAILIYTVKRQGRQILLPLRLVKPLEPVQLALLLNGILAWAISLLVVLSAPERKTSRHFFYLAATALLMSGATLSGNAPIPMRIAIALMTAVAIALLPPLWIHFFLRFPHAFALRKNRRFLQAVYGTFAVLSLWLLFVRLWGIFTDGALRTPAGLAPVGMLKAALGAFGLPIPLYVVAALTGLGFFLAGTFRTHERLRRALLPSLIVAAVLCLDLVAWTLLDAKYGKSLLFRRQIFIFMLPAPLLPLSFAFAIFRHGLFDVRKVLLRWVSYMAILGITIVAYLGGLAWAFSHLSSIPSGWAGALIGLLALPLGWALRRLLRGIRRRFRRDFSSTREIALSAVREPRKRFSEEALIKSLRRALGEAFQPQFLEVLPIEERQILLPAAEAVDRDDRRLHFPPQPLRLPPGLLRLARENRELVLGLGSEEADWIREQGEGVRAHVDALEAQLLLLIVAGDQPHSAVLLGGKYAELNYGREDRELLREVALAAGQVLETAVMHQRLVAQERLSQELETARRIQEGLITSHLPPIPGFQVALRLEPALETGGDLLFVKRRPSGNWLAAVGDICGKGLAAALYMAQATALLEQAAQREDQRLEEILCSLDHTLRQLLGQRGFLTLVLLEWDEAGNYRLARAGHPGALLLHGLSEDCSTEMTPHGRGLGLRPAGPGDWEVIEGVLPPKGWMVLYSDGLSEAMNRDGELYGVGRLGNQLRRLWGTGSPRAACEAVFQDVAAFDTQNRDDRTLFILGREHA
- a CDS encoding radical SAM protein; amino-acid sequence: MKVKVNEVFHSIQGEGARIGRPCLFIRLTGCPLRCSYCDTAYAFYDGSLRELDDLLAETRQRLGPPRKGPNAPFVELTGGEPLAHPQAPELLQSLLNLGYEVALETAGSHDLAAVPREVIKIVDRKTPGSGEVHRWLESNLDHMVPGQDELKFVLCDPADYDWARDWCAERQVWDRLEVLFSPVWGSLDPAWLAERIVADGLPVRLQVQLHKVIWGAEKKGV
- a CDS encoding PAS domain-containing protein, yielding MLCAWCGALVGQSAAEHSHGICQPCYQRLRGLPDLTEEELDELPFGVIVLSRDGIIRSYNRAEGELAGRAPRSVLGRNFFTEVAPCTSVQAFEGSFRAFCEGDEVSRTFQFTFRFLAGPVRVQIVFLHKQPDVAVAIRKLP
- a CDS encoding transglutaminase-like domain-containing protein; translation: MSLLEYLREDPECRNLAEGAVHAVAPALDDPDPDHVALQLNEWAFTLAGRMPLPWNTHKALDALNHLLFAELGFTGDRETYDDPLNALLPAVIARRKGLPISLSILWIDLARRMGFDAVGVRLPGHFIAALRTDFGLLCFDPFHQGRPVGEEGGAELVKSATAGRVAFHRDMLSPAPDRQILVRLVRNLHLRFMHAEDWEEALWTGTHLILLEPSNPRAHKERAFIHLQRDEPGQALIDLRMALHLSPDPDPEIQAWMRQLER
- a CDS encoding DUF2911 domain-containing protein, with protein sequence MRSLFLPALLAAAVALPLAAQAAQDKPAPVRLTPLRVSPACTVSQEIGISKIDLAFARPAVKGRKVWGDLVPFGQVWRAGANNATVITFSHAAKVAGKEVPAGSYGFFVVPGEKAWTLILNKKAKQWGAYEYKAEEDLVRWEATPQAGPFLEYLDYRVIPTGTGDATVELGWEKLRVSFPVAFDTKAIYWAHLESTLKKAPETDWVPWYQAAAYCQAQGIEPQKALLWIEKSLKAGDSFWNHETAARIYKDAKRMPEALAQLEKAISLSKGKAPKEYTENLEKERTEWKAGK
- a CDS encoding SDR family oxidoreductase, with amino-acid sequence MVPLWEYARMERISRNDRACWVLVGGRRRLGRALAEDLARDHDLVLTSSEPWDGETWVDDLSETARIRTLQWDAENPELVSRMMADLDRLASDGWVISGAVILAGTFPKSPLGTWTPDLLETTWRMNLSFPFLCAQALGPRLVAGACLQLLLDTSIHHPWLERLPYSAAKAGLAALVPGLAQLLAPKVRVVGHALGAVLPAEGSDAGFLAQRTLLKRLGDPADLCRAVRFAADSPFLTGDILTQDGGRRWVDR
- a CDS encoding YfiR/HmsC family protein, yielding MLRQIRPLYHHRAARCLGTAVLVAALPVVPLLAQGVPVEEAAKFLLILASSAGSEGRVACKELDMVAQLKKSDISVDAKANVAWSFTSDQTRFYAGQGKLVVCSNRKLFADGGAIAFERIGGRLTVFVNQANLKGSGVSLPESFLRMAVKV
- a CDS encoding NADP-dependent malic enzyme encodes the protein MSRKQEALDYHSQGRKGKIEVVATKPCSTARDLANAYSPGVAEPCLEIEKNPEDAYKYTAKGNLVAVISNGTAVLGLGNIGALAGKPVMEGKGVLFKRFADIDVFDIEVNELDIDRFCQVVKALEPTFGGVNLEDIKAPECFEIETRLKKEMNIPVFHDDQHGTAIISTAALMNASEIVKKKLSDMKVVFSGAGASAIACANMMIAAGVKLENLWLCDTKGLVYTGRTEGNNKYKDKFAKPSEWRTLADTIVNADVFVGCSSKGALTPEMLLSMAKNPIVFALANPDPEIDYPTAKATRDDIILATGRSDYPNQVNNVLGFPFIFRGALDVRASEINEPMKLAAAKALAALAKEEVPDSVVKAYSGQKFSFGPEYIIPKPFDPRVLLWVAPAVAKAAMETGVAKQPIADMQAYKERLEGLQGRSKDVIRSVVHRAKANPKRVVFPEGDHPLILQAVSQMVDEGICVPILVGDPAKVKAVAAGHGISVDGIEILDPATVAWRAEAEDAFLELRKRRGVTRDEAGRKMQERIYFGAMMCRLGKADGLIAGLTMYYPDTIRPCLEVIGTRKGVKRVCGVYTMVLKNRVLFFSDTTMNIEPSSEELAEIALLTADLAKDTFNMEPQVAMLSFSDFGSVEHPLVRKVQKAVEIVKAQRPGLKCDGEMQADTALGADILSENYPWVDLPGGPNVLIFPDLTSGNIGYKLVQRLANAEVIGPITCGMAAPVHVLQRHSDLNDIIHLTALTVVEAQQK